One window of Kosakonia cowanii JCM 10956 = DSM 18146 genomic DNA carries:
- a CDS encoding siderophore-interacting protein codes for MTTTSSRYPQRVRNELRFRQLTVLRVERASEGFQRIVLGGEQLDGFSSRGFDDHTKVFFPQEGAPFVPPEVTDEGINWGDGPRPLSRDYTPLFDASRNELTLDFYIHDGGVASAWALNAQAGDLLTIGGPRGSLVVPEDYAWQLYVCDESGMPALRRRLEAISQLARRPQVKALVTIDNAAYQDYLAHLEGFDIEYVIGHQPQKVAEKLAALTVPGEDYFIWLTGEGEVVKSLKARFETDAIDQQCVRAQAYWHKK; via the coding sequence ATGACCACAACTTCTTCACGTTATCCGCAGCGCGTGCGCAATGAGCTGCGTTTTCGCCAGTTAACCGTTTTGCGCGTTGAGCGGGCAAGCGAGGGCTTCCAGCGCATTGTGCTTGGCGGCGAGCAGCTCGATGGCTTTAGCTCACGCGGTTTCGATGACCACACCAAAGTTTTCTTCCCGCAGGAGGGCGCTCCTTTCGTTCCGCCAGAGGTAACGGATGAGGGCATTAACTGGGGCGATGGGCCGCGTCCGCTGTCGCGCGACTATACGCCGCTCTTTGATGCCAGCCGCAATGAATTGACTCTCGATTTTTACATTCACGACGGCGGGGTAGCGAGCGCATGGGCACTCAACGCGCAAGCCGGAGATCTGCTGACTATCGGCGGGCCGCGCGGTTCGCTGGTGGTGCCGGAAGATTACGCCTGGCAACTCTACGTGTGCGATGAGTCCGGTATGCCGGCATTGCGCCGTCGGCTGGAGGCGATAAGCCAGCTTGCGCGGCGTCCGCAGGTGAAGGCGCTGGTAACCATCGACAATGCCGCTTATCAGGATTACCTCGCGCATCTGGAGGGCTTTGATATTGAGTATGTGATTGGGCATCAACCGCAGAAGGTGGCGGAAAAGCTGGCGGCGCTAACTGTACCAGGTGAGGACTATTTTATCTGGCTGACCGGGGAGGGGGAGGTGGTGAAATCGCTGAAGGCGCGGTTTGAAACGGACGCTATCGATCAGCAGTGCGTTCGCGCGCAGGCTTACTGGCATAAAAAGTAA